The genomic stretch ctatgatttattttattaaattaattatgtttcatatttttttatgaatatttttattaagttttaatgtgttttatttttcgcctatatccaacaatttttatgactatatttctttttaagtgttttttttataaacaccTTCTTCAAACctttttataactttttaaaaaattaataatgagatgtgtaatttataatgcgATTTTTCATTTgcattattttatcaaattaattatgtttcacattttgttatgaatatttttataaaattttgatgtattttattttttgcctatatcaaataataatgagatgtgtaatttatattgACTATATTTTGCTCCCACTGAACAAAATTTCTGGCTTCGCCACTAATCGTGACATAGGTGATTTGTATGTACCCAAACAGACATGCACAGACAGTGGGTTATTGTTTTTGAGTGGTCATGGATATGTACTGTTTTAGATCAGAAGGGCTATTGTTTATACTTCATAGCAGCGCAGCTAGCTAAGTTTAGGTAGTACCTCGTACTAATGTTTCAGCTTCGAAGGTAATATATAGGAACCTTTTTGTTTAGATTACTGATTATTTTCAGGCAACCACTTTCATCAGCAAATTTAAAACCCttacaaaaatatgaaattaaggAATCAATATCTGATGTACGTTacctttctcaaaaaaaaaataaaaaatctgatGTACGTTTACGATGAATAAGTACAGGGACATATCTAATCAATCTACTTTTCTTtaataaatttcattgtttaatTTGAAAAGTTCTGCCATTCTTCTTTTCATAcattaactttttctttttttttttgagaagttttcATTCATTACCTAAGAATCAAATCTTTGTCACTTTTACAGttctttaaaacaaaaacaaagttttaattttttgccaaattatattttgaacttCTTGAACTTGTCCCTAGATCATGGGAAGTAAATCGAGTTTTTTCTAGCATCCAGACTCCTCCTCTAGGCTTATGAGAAGGTAAACTGAGTCTTTCTAGTGTCGAGACCCATACCCAATTGTATACTTAAGCGCACAATAAGCTCATCACCTTGTCACTGAAGGCGAGTCTTAAGTGTAGCATCAAATCCACAAGACCACGGTTATAGGAGCACTTTAATTTACTATTTTTGTTCTTAAGAAAAGATCAAAATTTGAATTACCCTTACGAGAGTTAAATTTCTTACTTTACATTTATATTAGTAGTATACTCACCTTAACGATCGATTTTCCCATACCAAACTAACTCATTTTAATTACTTGATGCATAAGCAGTTAATATCAAGATTAGCTATtgttatgtatgtatgtatataataagaCTGATTAATAGTAATTAGTAGGATTATTTACATTGATTATCACTAAGAAAAATATAGAGGGAgggggagaaaaaaaaagagtaaaaagaaAAGGTTATTGGAAATTATTATacagaaggaaaaacaaaatgattaCAGAGTAAAGGCGAGCGGACAAGAAGCTAGGGCTAAAGCCAATGAGAGAGTGAGTATGTCGGTCCAAAGAGTGTGGGTCACGTGTACCCCACCAAAGCACAAGAAGTGGGCCCATTGGTATCTAATCACGGGGAGATGACCCATGTGACCTTCTCTCAGAAGTCAGAACCTGTGAcgctctctctcctctctctctctctaacttCTTCCTCGGTCTCTCACTGTACGTACGGACGTGCCACGTGCCACCCCCTCCAGGACCACCATCGCCGTTTCATGCATTAGCTCATCCACCACGTGACGTTCAATCTCAAGAACTaccctctcttcttcttcttcctcttcttgaTTTCTTGATTTCTCCATGTCCGTTTCGATCAAGGAATCGATATCTTCTAGAACCTGGCAATCCGCCGATGGAAAGTTCCGAACTTTATAGCAAATCGCTTCCATGAGCTCCGACCCGGTCATATTCCGCCCGAACCCGACCCGGGATCCGAGGTAAGGTTTCAAGATTCCGACGAGGAGTTCATCTACTAACTGAAAAACCAGCTTTCTGTTGCACCGGAGCCGAAGTTTTGAGTTTTTAATGGCGGTTTGGTGGTGGAAAAGCTCAATGTAGTGGAAAATGGAAGGGTCTAGAGGGTGGGAAGAGGAGTACCATTTGGCTAATGATACCGAGGAATCTTTTTCGACGCCCGTACGTTTTAGTATTCTCTGGATGTACTGAAATTCCGCTTCTTCTTCGCCGGCGGCGCCGTTACGGTCATCACGGACGATGATGTTTTTTTCTTTGGAGGTGGTTAGGGGGTGATGGTACGACTGGCTCGGAGAACTAGATAACTGTTGTGGTGAGCTCTTTTTCGATGAAAGGGCATCATTCTGCGCCTGTCACACGCACACAAGTAGACAAATATGCACAAATTATGATGAGATTATAAGAGTACGATGATGATGGACGAAGAAACAAACAAGAATTTGCTGGGAAAATAATGGGGATATAGGTGGTATTATAGTATACCTGCTTTTGAGGTAATTTTGGTGGGGAAGAAGAAGGACGACACTCACGACAGTCTTTCTTGAAAGCCGGTAATATGGTTGGAACATTATTGGGGTTTAGAAGCTCACTTCTCTTCCCCTTCTTGGTTTCATGGTTGATATTTGCAGGGCGAACAAAGGGTTCTTCTTTCTTGCTTCTAATGGCGGCGGGTTTTTTGaggttgtttttgttttcttgagaTTTTGGTTTGGGGATAATTTTCTGGGGGGGTTTTGGTGGAGGGGTGAAATTATCTGTGTTTGGAGGTGGTGGTTTGGTGGGTTTTGGTTCTAAGAATCTGAACCTTGGAGAGCAAGATTGGTGTTTTGTTGGGCTAAAATTATTATCTTGGAGAAAAATGGAGGGTTTACTAGGTTTAAGCAAGACAACCTGGTTATTGTCGAGATTATGGTCTTTTTTGAGGTTGTTTTTGTGGATGGTTATATCGGCGGCGCCGACTTTTCTGCTGACGCTTTCTTTCACTTGCTTCACAATCTGCCTGGCGTAAAAGCTGGGGCTTCTGATATTCTCATCCATTTGCCGGAGAGCCTCTCGGGGCTCTCGCCGGCGACTCCTCGCCGATCTTTTCCCAGACGAAAACTGATCGAATTCCTCGCCGGCGTTCTCTTTGTTGATCTGGAGCGACAGCCGGTGGTGATGGTCCACGTCGGACTTCCTAGCCAGCGATATTCTTGGGGTTTCCGGCAGCGAAACGGTGCCGCCGGCGCCGGAAATATCTGCGTTGTCAAGAACGTTGAAGCTCCGGGAACGGCGATCCTGGTGGAGCAGGTACCTGGCGCGGTCTCGCGGTTCTGTTCTGGGCTGCAAATTGGACTTTCTTGAATTTCCGAACGTCGGAGAAGCGTTCTCCGGCAGGAGGTCCAGACCCATGAGTCTCGCCACGAGATTCGGAGTCTTGGCCCCTCCCGGAGAGCTGCTACATTCCGAAGAGAAATCGTCTGATCTTGGTTTACACGACGACGGCCGGGAGTCGCAGCTGGTTCTGATTTGATTAATCCCCACctga from Ipomoea triloba cultivar NCNSP0323 chromosome 12, ASM357664v1 encodes the following:
- the LOC115998754 gene encoding uncharacterized protein LOC115998754, whose protein sequence is MGREWFYWGGGGGGAARSSSSASKKGKRSRKQLEVEDDGSAPSPGCMCAVLQLFDLPHFQVVLNHHSHRSLSPVSSFVQDHPFQRPTGVEAPRNSLDMEEPTVGLNPGASKTMRPRLKQEDEEEEAKNLNNIPVGINQIRTSCDSRPSSCKPRSDDFSSECSSSPGGAKTPNLVARLMGLDLLPENASPTFGNSRKSNLQPRTEPRDRARYLLHQDRRSRSFNVLDNADISGAGGTVSLPETPRISLARKSDVDHHHRLSLQINKENAGEEFDQFSSGKRSARSRRREPREALRQMDENIRSPSFYARQIVKQVKESVSRKVGAADITIHKNNLKKDHNLDNNQVVLLKPSKPSIFLQDNNFSPTKHQSCSPRFRFLEPKPTKPPPPNTDNFTPPPKPPQKIIPKPKSQENKNNLKKPAAIRSKKEEPFVRPANINHETKKGKRSELLNPNNVPTILPAFKKDCRECRPSSSPPKLPQKQAQNDALSSKKSSPQQLSSSPSQSYHHPLTTSKEKNIIVRDDRNGAAGEEEAEFQYIQRILKRTGVEKDSSVSLAKWYSSSHPLDPSIFHYIELFHHQTAIKNSKLRLRCNRKLVFQLVDELLVGILKPYLGSRVGFGRNMTGSELMEAICYKVRNFPSADCQVLEDIDSLIETDMEKSRNQEEEEEEERVVLEIERHVVDELMHETAMVVLEGVARGTSVRTVRDRGRS